A single region of the Gemmatimonadota bacterium genome encodes:
- a CDS encoding IS256 family transposase encodes MEKMVEVEPATQDELRQDLKSLFQGAIRLTLEMVLEEELKAMVGARRFERVSSRKDHRNGTYLRRLLTSLGQIDVTVPRSREVGSPADVMGRYRRRSEEVDAMMVEAYVSGVSQRKMGAVTEALMGERVGRSTVSRVAKRLDKAVEALRSAPIEGAHPYLYLDATFLDARWARKVENVSALVAYAVGPDGHRRLLGITLGPEESQDSWSELLEQLLDRGLSGVELVIADEHAGLAAAVRRFLPEVRRQRCTVHYAEHRIMWICGADAVSEAGFEPWGSA; translated from the coding sequence ATGGAAAAGATGGTCGAAGTCGAGCCAGCCACGCAAGACGAGCTGCGTCAGGATTTGAAGTCGCTGTTCCAGGGTGCGATCCGGCTGACGCTCGAGATGGTGTTGGAGGAGGAATTGAAAGCGATGGTCGGAGCGCGACGATTCGAGCGGGTCAGCAGCCGGAAGGACCACAGGAACGGGACGTATCTGAGGCGGCTGCTCACGAGCCTGGGTCAGATCGACGTGACGGTCCCGCGCAGCCGGGAAGTCGGCTCGCCCGCCGACGTGATGGGTCGCTACCGGCGCAGGAGTGAAGAAGTCGACGCGATGATGGTGGAGGCCTACGTGAGCGGCGTGTCGCAGCGCAAGATGGGCGCCGTGACCGAGGCACTCATGGGTGAGCGCGTGGGACGCTCCACGGTGAGCCGGGTCGCGAAGCGGCTCGACAAGGCCGTGGAAGCGCTGCGGAGTGCACCCATCGAAGGGGCCCACCCCTACCTGTACCTGGACGCGACGTTCCTCGATGCCCGCTGGGCCCGAAAGGTTGAGAACGTGAGCGCGCTCGTGGCTTACGCGGTGGGGCCGGACGGCCACCGCCGGCTCCTGGGCATCACGCTGGGCCCTGAGGAATCACAGGACAGCTGGTCGGAGCTCCTCGAGCAGCTCTTGGATCGAGGGCTGAGCGGCGTCGAACTGGTGATCGCCGACGAGCACGCGGGCCTGGCGGCCGCGGTGCGCCGCTTCCTGCCCGAGGTACGCCGCCAGCGCTGCACCGTTCATTATGCAGAGCACCGGATTATGTGGATTTGCGGTGCGGATGCGGTGTCGGAGGCGGGCTTCGAGCCTTGGGGCTCTGCATAA
- a CDS encoding tyrosine-type recombinase/integrase, which produces MSSLAPTLQAFFTERLVSQRRASPHTIAAYRDAFCLLLGFVERQTGRAPASLEIEHLDAKLVGAFLDHLERDRHNSVRTRNARLAAIHSLFRFAALRHPEHAASIERVLAIPPKRFEREIVSFLTDEEVEVLLAAPNQRSFLGRRDHALLLLAIQTGLRVSELTALKCHDVVLGTGAHVRCSGKGRKERATPLTATTAAVLEAWLEECGGEPDHPLFPTRQGTALSRYGVTVLVARHVKAAAAHCPSLAGKKVSPHVLRHTAAMRLLHAGVDTSVIALWLGHEGVETTQIYLHADLSLKERALARTAPLGGKPGRYRPPDQLLAFLQGL; this is translated from the coding sequence ATGAGTTCGCTCGCACCGACGCTCCAGGCGTTCTTCACTGAGCGGCTTGTCTCCCAACGGCGGGCGAGTCCGCACACCATCGCCGCCTATCGCGATGCGTTCTGTCTCCTGCTCGGCTTCGTCGAGCGCCAGACCGGCAGGGCTCCCGCCTCGCTCGAGATCGAACACCTTGACGCGAAGCTGGTCGGAGCGTTCTTGGACCACCTCGAGCGAGACCGACACAACAGCGTGAGGACGCGCAACGCCCGGCTGGCAGCAATCCACTCGCTGTTCCGGTTCGCGGCGCTGCGTCATCCCGAGCACGCCGCCTCGATCGAGCGCGTCCTGGCGATCCCCCCGAAACGCTTCGAGCGCGAGATCGTCTCCTTCCTCACCGACGAGGAGGTCGAGGTGCTCCTCGCCGCCCCCAACCAAAGATCCTTCCTAGGACGGCGGGACCACGCGCTGCTGCTCCTCGCGATCCAGACCGGGCTGCGAGTCTCCGAGCTCACCGCCCTCAAGTGCCACGATGTTGTACTGGGCACCGGAGCGCACGTCCGCTGTTCAGGCAAGGGCCGAAAGGAGCGTGCCACGCCACTCACGGCCACTACGGCCGCCGTGTTGGAAGCGTGGCTCGAGGAATGCGGCGGTGAACCTGATCACCCGTTGTTCCCAACCCGCCAGGGAACGGCCCTCAGCCGGTATGGTGTGACCGTGCTCGTCGCGAGGCACGTCAAGGCGGCCGCCGCGCACTGCCCGTCGCTTGCAGGGAAGAAGGTCTCACCGCACGTGCTTCGCCACACCGCGGCGATGCGACTGCTGCACGCCGGTGTCGACACCTCGGTTATCGCTCTGTGGCTCGGCCACGAGGGTGTCGAGACGACTCAGATCTACCTCCACGCGGATCTCAGCCTGAAGGAGCGTGCCCTCGCACGCACCGCTCCACTCGGGGGCAAGCCTGGCCGCTATCGGCCTCCGGATCAGCTCCTCGCCTTCTTGCAGGGCCTGTGA